A single region of the Ascaphus truei isolate aAscTru1 chromosome 6, aAscTru1.hap1, whole genome shotgun sequence genome encodes:
- the LOC142497777 gene encoding chymotrypsin-C-like codes for MFKFVFLAILLGYAHSCGVPSNQPNVSRVVGGEDVNPNSWPWQISLQYSASSGWGHTCGGTLIAPNWVLTAAHCISSGRIYRVVLGKHNLKEEEAGSVIISPEKIIVHENWNSFLIVNDIALIKLAQAVEVTEAVQPSCLPPNGVLLAQDSPCFVTGWGRLYTNGPIADNLQQALLPVVDHATCTLRDWWGSQVKANMLCAGGDGVVSGCNGDSGGPLNCQTASGTWEVHGIVSFGSGLSCNYVKKPTVFTRVSAYIDWINQKIAAN; via the exons CCCACAGCTGTGGTGTTCCAAGCAATCAGCCCAACGTATCCAGAGTGGTGGGAGGAGAAGATGTGAACCCAAACAGCTGGCCCTGGCAG ATCTCCCTTCAGTATTCCGCCAGCAGCGGCTGGGGCCACACCTGTGGGGGAACTCTCATCGCTCCCAACTGGGTCCTGACTGCCGCTCATTGCATCAG TTCTGGCCGTATCTACAGAGTGGTCCTCGGGAAACACAACCTGAAGGAGGAGGAAGCAGGATCTGTCATTATCTCTCCTGAAAAAATTATTGTCCATGAGAACTGGAATTCCTTCCTTATTGT CAATGACATTGCCCTGATCAAACTGGCACAAGCCGTGGAAGTGACTGAAGCAGTCCAGCCATCCTGCCTGCCTCCTAATGGAGTACTGCTAGCCCAAGACTCTCCTTGCTTCGTGACCGGATGGGGACGTCTGTATA CCAATGGGCCCATCGCTGACAACCTGCAGCAAGCCCTTCTGCCAGTGGTGGATCATGCCACCTGCACCCTGCGTGACTGGTGGGGAAGCCAAGTCAAGGCCAACATGCTGTGCGCTGGAGGTGATGGAGTGGTATCCGGCTGCAAT GGAGATTCCGGTGGTCCTCTGAACTGCCAGACAGCCAGTGGAACTTGGGAGGTTCATGGAATTGTGAGCTTTGGCTCAGGTCTGAGCTGTAACTATGTGAAGAAGCCCACAGTCTTCACCCGTGTGTCTGCTTACATCGACTGGATCAACCAG